The genomic interval CGTGAGGCGTAGTACTCGATTTCTTCCAGCTCGCGTTCGGCGCGGCGGGTGAAATAGTTGTAGGGCACCAGGGTGAGGATCGCGATCAACAAGCCGGTCGCGGTGGCGATCAGCGCTTCGGCAACCCCGCCCGTGACGGCATGCGGCTGGCCCATGCCGGCCGCGGACATGATGTCGAACGAGCCGATCATGCCGACGACCGTGCCGAGCAAGCCGAGCAGCGGCGCCAGGGTGATTATCGTGTCGAGAATCGTTAGCCTTTGTTTTAGCACGGGAACTTCTTTTTGCGCCGCGACTTCGAGCGCTTTGGCGGCAGCGGGATTGCGATGCTTCAGCCCGGACGCCAGGACG from Deltaproteobacteria bacterium carries:
- a CDS encoding MotA/TolQ/ExbB proton channel family protein, giving the protein MFSFIDIIVKGGLVMAPLLLCSVIALAVVIERFLFWRRISNRQAAEEVLGLAERGDFSKASDAARRVDAPLVRVLASGLKHRNPAAAKALEVAAQKEVPVLKQRLTILDTIITLAPLLGLLGTVVGMIGSFDIMSAAGMGQPHAVTGGVAEALIATATGLLIAILTLVPYNYFTRRAERELEEIEYYASRLELALGGSQDK